Proteins encoded in a region of the Gallalistipes aquisgranensis genome:
- the rnhA gene encoding ribonuclease HI has translation MAEQRVKVTMYTDGSALGNPGPGGYGVVLLAPPHRREISAGYRLTTNNRMELTAVIVGLEALKVPCEVTVYSDSKYVVDAVSKGWVFGWEKKGFAGKKNPDLWRRFLSVYRRHQVRFVWVKGHAEIPENERCDRLAVAAAGSTPLLEDVGYRSE, from the coding sequence ATGGCAGAACAACGAGTGAAAGTGACGATGTACACCGACGGTTCGGCGCTGGGAAATCCCGGGCCGGGCGGATACGGCGTGGTGCTGCTCGCCCCGCCTCACCGTCGGGAGATCAGTGCAGGCTACCGGCTGACGACCAACAACCGCATGGAACTCACGGCCGTGATCGTGGGATTGGAGGCGCTGAAAGTACCGTGTGAGGTGACGGTCTATTCCGATTCGAAATATGTGGTCGATGCCGTGAGCAAAGGCTGGGTGTTCGGCTGGGAGAAAAAAGGGTTTGCCGGAAAGAAAAACCCCGACCTGTGGCGCCGTTTCCTCTCTGTCTACCGCAGACATCAGGTCCGGTTCGTTTGGGTGAAGGGTCATGCCGAAATTCCTGAAAACGAACGTTGCGACCGACTGGCTGTGGCTGCCGCCGGCAGTACTCCCCTGTTGGAAGATGTAGGTTACCGATCGGAATAA
- a CDS encoding IS256 family transposase translates to MEFTKEQLSELICKHTEKENGLQDLMEIMLESLMVSERREYLREEGLSGNKCNGYRPGRTYGHGRTLTFRIPRDRYGNFHPRILAILRDQEEECERLAGTLYTKGLTQEQVGEVFNDIYGEHYSKASISRMLEYLRKDVTEWLERSLESYYPVVFIDCVHIKIHRKRSVDTEAFYVVLAVREDKTREVLGIFNKPTESALGWGEMLNDLYERGVGKIGLVCADGLKGLEDVISEVFPGTKLQRCTTHLKSNIISDVRNGDKGEVAEDLRQVFRTGDRNYTVEQAWGEWQQFCSKWGKHYRGIKRRGEDASYKAYFTYLNYDHRIQSMIYTTNWIERLQKDFRRVTRMRGAMPNEESVILLMGKTAMDKKSYLRQVPRIDLDKVLFPDE, encoded by the coding sequence ATGGAGTTCACAAAGGAACAACTTTCCGAGCTAATATGCAAGCATACGGAGAAAGAAAACGGCTTACAGGACCTGATGGAGATAATGCTAGAGAGCCTGATGGTTTCAGAGCGCAGGGAGTATCTGCGCGAGGAGGGTCTTTCAGGGAACAAGTGCAACGGTTACCGTCCCGGCAGGACCTACGGTCACGGACGAACATTAACCTTCCGTATACCGCGTGACAGATACGGCAACTTCCATCCCCGCATATTGGCCATACTGCGAGATCAGGAGGAGGAGTGCGAGCGGCTTGCGGGCACATTATACACCAAGGGTCTGACGCAGGAGCAGGTCGGGGAAGTTTTCAACGACATCTACGGTGAGCACTACAGCAAGGCGAGCATATCGAGGATGCTTGAGTATCTGCGCAAGGATGTGACTGAATGGCTGGAGCGGTCGTTGGAGAGTTATTATCCGGTGGTGTTCATCGACTGCGTGCACATCAAGATCCACAGGAAGCGGAGCGTGGACACTGAGGCATTCTACGTAGTCCTGGCGGTGAGGGAGGACAAGACAAGGGAAGTGCTTGGAATCTTCAACAAGCCTACGGAGAGTGCCCTGGGCTGGGGCGAGATGCTGAACGACCTTTATGAGCGTGGTGTCGGGAAGATAGGCCTTGTCTGTGCGGACGGTCTCAAGGGCCTGGAGGATGTCATCAGCGAGGTGTTCCCCGGCACTAAGCTGCAAAGATGCACCACCCATCTGAAAAGCAACATCATAAGCGATGTGCGCAACGGGGACAAGGGCGAAGTGGCGGAAGACCTGCGGCAGGTGTTCCGTACAGGCGACAGGAACTACACCGTAGAGCAGGCATGGGGCGAATGGCAGCAGTTCTGTTCCAAATGGGGCAAGCACTACAGGGGCATAAAAAGGCGCGGCGAGGACGCCTCCTACAAGGCGTACTTCACTTATCTGAACTACGACCATCGCATCCAGTCGATGATATACACCACGAACTGGATAGAGCGGCTGCAGAAGGACTTCCGGAGGGTCACGAGAATGCGCGGTGCGATGCCTAACGAAGAGTCTGTCATCCTGCTTATGGGGAAGACAGCCATGGACAAGAAGTCCTACCTGAGGCAGGTGCCGAGAATTGACCTAGACAAGGTCCTGTTCCCGGACGAATAA
- a CDS encoding type I restriction endonuclease subunit R, protein MNKYNLVAENPESTVVSDYRAEYRTEKEYQSEADLERAFIKLLTEQAYDYLPIHTETELIANLRRQLEKLNHYTFTDAEWSRFFTGCLANKNSGIVEKTAIIQEDHVQLLTRDDGTVKNIYLLDKVNIHNNSLQVINQYEVDGGIRSNRYDVTVLVNGLPLVHIELKRRGVDIKEAFNQIDRYQRESFWAGSGLFEYVQIFVISNGTYTKYYSNTTRQSHIKEAASGGIRSKSRQTSNSFEFTSWWADANNRPITDLMGFGRTFFAKHTLLNLLTRYCVFTSDRMLLVMRPYQVVATERILNKINVANSYKRYGTVEGGGYVWHTTGSGKTLTSFKTAQLASKLPYIDKVLFVVDRKDLDYQTMREYDKFERGAANSNTSTAILKRQLEDPAAKIIITTIQKLSVFIGRHAEHPVFQQKIVIIFDECHRSQFGDMHTAIIRKFKRYFLFGFTGTPIFAKNAVGGGKPNLRTTAQAFGDQLHTYTIVNAINDKNVLPFRIEYVRTVKEKEEIENSMVWDIAREEALADKRRIANIVAYILQHFNQKTKRTAKSYEFHAVTNIGEVASAGRRNKVEEVKQRTRLTGFNSIFAVSSIDTAKMYYAEFKRQMAELPSDRRLKVATIYSFGVNEDSDDFIMDENPEDTSGLDQSSRDFLESAIEDYNAMFATSYDTSSDKFQNYYKDVSLRMKNRELDLLIVVNMFLTGFDATTLNTLWVDKNLRMHGLLQAYSRTNRILNSIKTFGNIVCFRNLEKATNESIALFGDKEAAGIVLLKTFDEYYNGYTQNDKEVRGYADLVSELQMKYPAGEQIVGEQNKKSFVRLYGAILKLRNILSTFDAFAGREILTERDVQDYHSAYIDLYNEFRPQKHEAEQINEDLVFEMELIKQIEVNIDYILSLIRKYHEEHLQDKEIIVTIRRAIDSSVDLRNKKELIERFIESLTPESEVDEDWLAYVEEQRRAELDRIIVDENLNSEEAYKFMDNAFRDGFVQTTGTAITKVLPPVSRFTPTGDRTKKRETVIEKLTAFFNRFWDIMSLKTE, encoded by the coding sequence ATGAACAAGTACAACCTTGTTGCTGAAAATCCCGAAAGTACAGTCGTCAGTGACTACCGGGCAGAATACCGCACGGAAAAAGAGTACCAGTCGGAGGCCGATCTCGAACGGGCATTTATCAAGCTGCTGACCGAACAGGCATACGATTACCTGCCGATTCATACCGAAACGGAGTTGATTGCCAACCTGCGCCGTCAGTTGGAGAAACTCAATCACTATACGTTTACGGATGCCGAGTGGTCGCGTTTCTTTACGGGTTGTCTTGCCAACAAGAACAGTGGAATTGTAGAGAAGACCGCCATCATTCAGGAAGACCATGTGCAGTTGCTGACGCGCGACGACGGAACAGTCAAGAATATCTACCTGCTCGACAAGGTCAATATCCACAACAATTCGCTCCAGGTCATCAACCAATACGAAGTCGATGGCGGGATACGCTCCAACCGTTACGATGTTACCGTATTGGTGAACGGCCTGCCGTTGGTGCACATCGAACTGAAACGCCGCGGCGTCGACATCAAGGAGGCTTTCAACCAGATCGACCGCTACCAGCGGGAGAGTTTCTGGGCCGGCAGCGGATTGTTCGAGTATGTCCAGATATTCGTCATATCGAACGGAACCTATACCAAGTATTACAGCAATACCACGCGCCAAAGCCATATCAAGGAGGCCGCCTCCGGCGGAATCCGCTCCAAAAGTCGGCAAACGAGCAACAGCTTTGAGTTCACCTCGTGGTGGGCAGATGCCAACAACCGGCCGATTACCGACCTGATGGGTTTCGGCCGCACATTCTTTGCCAAGCATACGTTGCTCAATCTGCTGACCCGGTACTGCGTATTTACCTCCGACCGGATGCTGCTCGTCATGCGTCCCTATCAGGTTGTAGCGACGGAACGCATCTTGAATAAAATCAACGTGGCCAACAGTTACAAACGCTACGGTACGGTAGAAGGCGGCGGGTATGTTTGGCATACGACGGGCAGCGGCAAAACCCTTACTTCGTTCAAAACGGCACAGTTGGCGAGCAAACTGCCTTACATCGACAAGGTGCTGTTTGTGGTCGACCGCAAGGACCTCGACTACCAGACGATGCGCGAGTATGACAAGTTTGAGCGAGGGGCAGCCAACAGCAATACGAGTACGGCGATTCTGAAACGTCAGTTGGAAGACCCGGCGGCGAAGATCATCATCACGACCATTCAGAAACTTTCGGTCTTTATCGGCCGTCATGCGGAACATCCGGTCTTCCAGCAAAAAATCGTCATCATTTTCGATGAGTGCCACCGTTCGCAGTTCGGCGACATGCATACGGCCATCATCCGAAAATTCAAACGTTATTTCCTGTTCGGGTTCACGGGTACGCCGATATTCGCCAAAAATGCCGTAGGCGGAGGAAAGCCCAACTTGCGGACAACGGCACAGGCTTTCGGAGACCAGTTGCATACCTACACGATTGTCAATGCCATCAATGACAAGAACGTATTGCCGTTCCGCATCGAGTACGTCCGTACCGTCAAGGAGAAAGAGGAGATTGAGAATTCGATGGTCTGGGACATTGCCCGTGAAGAGGCATTGGCCGACAAACGGCGTATTGCCAATATCGTTGCCTACATTCTCCAACATTTCAATCAAAAGACGAAACGCACGGCAAAATCTTATGAATTCCATGCTGTGACAAACATCGGCGAGGTGGCTTCAGCCGGTCGTCGCAATAAGGTCGAAGAGGTAAAACAACGAACACGTCTGACGGGCTTCAATTCAATTTTCGCTGTCTCTTCCATTGATACGGCCAAGATGTACTATGCCGAGTTCAAACGTCAGATGGCGGAGCTGCCGAGTGACCGGCGGCTGAAAGTGGCGACGATATACAGTTTTGGCGTCAATGAGGATTCGGACGATTTTATCATGGATGAGAATCCCGAAGATACGAGTGGCTTGGATCAGAGTTCCCGCGATTTTCTCGAAAGCGCTATTGAGGATTACAATGCGATGTTTGCTACATCATACGATACGTCGAGCGATAAATTCCAGAATTATTACAAGGACGTATCCCTGCGGATGAAGAATCGGGAACTGGATTTGCTGATTGTCGTCAATATGTTCCTGACGGGTTTTGATGCAACGACACTCAATACGTTGTGGGTCGACAAGAATCTGCGGATGCACGGGCTGTTGCAGGCCTATTCGCGTACAAACCGTATTCTGAACTCGATCAAGACTTTTGGCAATATTGTATGTTTCCGCAATCTCGAAAAGGCTACCAACGAGAGTATTGCGCTATTTGGAGATAAGGAGGCCGCGGGCATCGTGTTGCTCAAAACCTTCGATGAATATTATAACGGTTATACGCAGAATGATAAGGAAGTTCGCGGTTATGCGGATTTAGTCAGCGAACTGCAGATGAAGTATCCAGCCGGAGAGCAGATTGTCGGAGAACAGAACAAAAAGAGTTTTGTGCGATTATATGGGGCAATTCTGAAACTGCGGAATATTCTCTCGACATTTGATGCTTTTGCTGGACGTGAAATATTGACCGAACGCGATGTGCAGGATTATCACAGTGCATACATTGACCTGTACAATGAGTTCCGACCTCAGAAGCATGAAGCGGAGCAAATCAACGAGGATTTGGTTTTCGAGATGGAACTAATCAAGCAGATAGAGGTCAATATCGACTATATTCTGTCGTTGATTCGCAAGTACCACGAAGAGCACTTGCAGGATAAGGAGATTATTGTAACGATTCGTAGGGCGATCGACTCAAGTGTTGACCTGCGCAACAAAAAGGAGCTGATAGAACGGTTTATCGAATCTCTGACGCCGGAATCAGAGGTGGATGAGGACTGGCTGGCTTATGTTGAAGAGCAGCGTCGTGCCGAGTTGGATCGGATTATCGTTGATGAGAACCTAAACAGTGAAGAGGCTTACAAGTTTATGGATAACGCCTTCCGCGACGGGTTTGTACAGACGACAGGGACAGCGATAACAAAGGTTCTGCCACCTGTATCCCGTTTCACCCCTACGGGTGACCGAACAAAGAAACGCGAAACCGTCATTGAGAAACTGACTGCGTTTTTCAATCGGTTTTGGGATATAATGTCATTAAAAACAGAATAA
- a CDS encoding GIY-YIG nuclease family protein, with translation MMNNEKIKGVIYILTNPSFPDFVKIGYAHNIEKRLKQLNRSETIPFAFRVYAVYHVNGELTDKELHKLIDKLNPDLRTIENFDGKERVKEFYAMSVEDAYSLLESIAKISGTLDRLQRLTPEGHEILDEQIANEVRETAKRGPFRFSAFDIPVGSELSFIENPQIKAIVVDDRHIEYNGETTSLSALARKLKQFDHPVQGPLWFSYKGEKLADLRDRIECHHKSK, from the coding sequence ATGATGAATAATGAGAAAATAAAGGGGGTAATTTATATTTTAACCAATCCTTCATTTCCTGATTTTGTTAAGATAGGTTATGCACATAATATCGAAAAGCGACTTAAGCAGCTGAATCGAAGTGAAACAATCCCTTTTGCATTCAGGGTGTATGCCGTATACCACGTGAATGGTGAACTAACTGATAAGGAACTGCATAAACTTATCGACAAACTCAATCCAGATCTTCGCACTATCGAGAACTTTGATGGAAAAGAAAGAGTGAAAGAGTTTTATGCAATGTCCGTCGAGGATGCCTATAGCTTATTGGAATCGATTGCTAAAATTAGCGGAACGTTGGATCGGCTACAGCGGCTAACGCCTGAAGGTCATGAAATTCTGGATGAACAAATAGCAAATGAAGTGCGGGAAACCGCAAAGCGTGGCCCATTCCGTTTCAGCGCTTTTGATATTCCGGTAGGGAGTGAACTTTCATTTATCGAAAATCCTCAAATAAAAGCAATAGTTGTGGATGATCGTCATATTGAATACAATGGAGAAACTACCTCACTTTCTGCTTTGGCCCGCAAACTCAAACAATTTGATCACCCAGTGCAGGGGCCATTGTGGTTCAGCTATAAAGGAGAAAAACTCGCTGATTTAAGAGACAGAATAGAATGCCATCATAAGTCCAAGTAG
- a CDS encoding AbiJ-NTD4 domain-containing protein translates to MGLFSERYGYTKPSDVIIRERITPEIQNAICSCYDKLHKFFMNSGSYMHVDEAYLEMEKYLWTYFLNNREGSFSDGRHYHIVATDFIENKNNSWYRKLDIVECTIKYLAEVDAIHNNWRAPVSQAFIRQLNFEFERLNFAYRVVGQEIVEMTSQSEITAIEEALANSSHNIKMHLSRALELFAQRPDGDYRNSIKESISAVEAFCREKTGENTLGKALNRMEANGIVFPQLLKVAFDKLYAYTNQPDTGIRHALMDNEGAYTPASEEALFMLVSCSAFLNYLCKKIN, encoded by the coding sequence ATGGGACTTTTTTCAGAAAGATATGGTTACACCAAACCCTCCGATGTAATCATTAGAGAACGGATTACTCCGGAAATACAAAATGCAATTTGTTCATGTTATGATAAATTACACAAATTCTTTATGAATTCGGGATCGTACATGCATGTGGACGAGGCATATCTGGAGATGGAAAAGTATTTGTGGACTTATTTTTTGAATAACAGGGAGGGAAGTTTTTCTGATGGACGTCATTATCATATTGTTGCAACTGATTTTATAGAAAATAAAAATAATTCCTGGTATCGAAAATTAGATATAGTCGAATGTACGATTAAATATCTTGCAGAAGTCGACGCAATACATAATAATTGGAGAGCGCCTGTTAGTCAGGCATTTATTCGTCAACTCAATTTCGAGTTTGAACGCTTGAATTTCGCCTATCGTGTTGTTGGACAGGAGATTGTTGAGATGACGTCACAAAGTGAGATTACAGCGATAGAGGAAGCCTTAGCAAATAGTTCTCATAATATCAAGATGCACCTTAGCAGAGCTTTGGAATTATTTGCACAACGTCCGGATGGAGACTATCGTAATTCAATTAAGGAGTCAATATCTGCAGTAGAAGCATTTTGTAGAGAAAAGACAGGAGAAAATACATTAGGCAAGGCATTGAATCGAATGGAAGCCAATGGAATTGTTTTTCCCCAATTGTTGAAGGTCGCTTTTGATAAATTATATGCATATACAAACCAACCGGATACCGGTATCCGGCATGCTTTGATGGATAATGAAGGGGCATACACTCCAGCATCAGAGGAAGCGTTATTTATGCTTGTTTCGTGCTCTGCTTTTTTAAATTATCTATGTAAAAAAATCAATTGA
- a CDS encoding TraR/DksA family transcriptional regulator, with product MAEVEKTRYSDEDLAEFKAIILDKLEKAKADYDLLRSTITHTADNDTEDTSPTFKVLEEGAATLSKEESGRLAQRQLKFIQHLEAALVRIENKTYGICRETGKLIPKERLKIVPHATLCIEVKENERR from the coding sequence ATGGCAGAAGTTGAGAAAACACGGTATTCGGACGAGGATTTGGCCGAATTCAAGGCGATCATTCTGGACAAGCTGGAGAAGGCTAAGGCGGATTACGATCTTCTGCGCTCAACCATCACGCACACGGCGGACAACGATACGGAAGACACTTCTCCCACGTTCAAAGTGTTGGAGGAGGGTGCCGCAACCCTTTCCAAGGAGGAGTCGGGCCGGCTGGCGCAGCGTCAGCTGAAATTCATCCAGCATCTGGAGGCGGCTCTGGTCCGCATTGAGAACAAGACGTACGGCATCTGCCGCGAAACGGGCAAACTGATCCCGAAAGAGCGGCTCAAGATCGTTCCCCACGCCACTTTGTGCATCGAGGTGAAGGAGAACGAACGGCGCTGA
- a CDS encoding restriction endonuclease subunit S, which translates to MNRIEEMIRELCPNGVEYKALGEIGYFYGGLTGKGKDDFKNGNAKFITYMNVYSNPALDMNITDFVRIIDDEKQNKVRYCDILFTGSSETPDECGMSSVVTEHIEENLYLNSFCFGYRLNQPSLFNPHFLKHLFRSYELRRQIALTASGVTRFNVSKKRFAKILIPVPPLAIQNEIVNILDKFTELEAELEAELEARRKQYEYYRNKLLNFNGFTLPQKIEVKWLTMSEVFEIKNGYTPSKAKPEYWTNGTIPWFRMEDIRTNGRILEDSIQHITPEAVKGGRLFPANSIILATTATIGEHALIIADSLANQRFTNLSIRKSLADELDMKFFFYYMFIVDEWCKNNTNTSGFESVDMVKFKKLQIPIPPMKEQQRIVAILDKFETLVNDISEGLPAEIAARRQQYEYYRDRLLTFPKHINYDE; encoded by the coding sequence ATGAACCGTATCGAGGAGATGATTCGGGAGTTGTGCCCCAATGGGGTAGAATATAAAGCATTGGGAGAGATAGGATACTTCTATGGAGGACTAACTGGAAAGGGGAAAGACGATTTTAAAAATGGTAATGCTAAATTCATTACTTACATGAATGTGTACTCCAATCCTGCGCTGGACATGAATATTACTGATTTTGTCCGAATCATAGATGATGAAAAACAGAATAAAGTTCGATATTGTGATATTCTTTTTACCGGCTCTTCTGAAACGCCAGATGAGTGTGGTATGTCTTCCGTAGTTACAGAACATATCGAAGAAAATTTATATCTAAATAGTTTTTGTTTTGGATATAGATTAAATCAGCCGTCTTTGTTTAATCCTCATTTTTTGAAACATTTATTTAGAAGTTATGAACTTCGCCGACAGATTGCTTTGACTGCAAGTGGAGTTACCAGATTTAATGTGTCGAAAAAGAGATTTGCTAAAATATTGATCCCTGTACCTCCTCTTGCGATTCAGAATGAAATCGTAAATATCCTTGATAAGTTTACGGAACTGGAGGCGGAACTGGAGGCGGAACTGGAGGCACGACGGAAGCAGTATGAATACTATCGCAATAAGTTGTTGAATTTCAATGGATTTACCCTCCCCCAGAAAATTGAGGTGAAATGGCTGACAATGAGTGAAGTATTTGAAATTAAAAATGGATATACACCTTCCAAGGCAAAGCCAGAATATTGGACAAATGGTACGATTCCCTGGTTTCGCATGGAAGATATACGTACAAATGGACGAATATTGGAAGATTCGATACAACATATCACACCCGAAGCTGTAAAGGGCGGTCGATTGTTCCCTGCTAACTCGATTATTTTAGCGACGACGGCGACAATCGGTGAACACGCTTTGATAATTGCTGATTCGCTGGCAAATCAGCGATTTACGAATTTGTCAATTCGTAAATCGCTTGCCGATGAATTGGATATGAAGTTTTTCTTTTATTATATGTTCATTGTCGATGAATGGTGTAAAAACAATACGAATACATCCGGGTTTGAATCGGTCGATATGGTTAAATTCAAAAAGCTACAGATTCCCATTCCTCCAATGAAAGAACAGCAACGTATCGTTGCCATTCTCGATAAATTCGAGACATTGGTAAACGATATTTCGGAAGGACTGCCCGCCGAAATTGCCGCCCGCCGGCAGCAATATGAGTATTATAGAGACAGACTACTGACTTTTCCAAAACATATAAACTATGATGAATAA